Proteins from one bacterium genomic window:
- a CDS encoding YjjG family noncanonical pyrimidine nucleotidase: MKKYRNLLFDVDDTLLDFGAAERLALRLLFEEHAFPFTPETEAAYRRINQELWHSFERGVITRDEVLHSRHSRLFLEFGREVDGAELDRSFSRHLEAGNQLVNGALELIVDLQADYHLYLVTNGVSHIQDKRLRGSGLHPLFKGIFVSEDTGYHKPMKQYFDYVFARIPGFSAKETLIIGDSLSADIQGGHGAGLDTCWFNPGAKPNASAVVPTYEIRELDELPRILGAGRPSSQMPIR; encoded by the coding sequence GTGAAGAAATACCGCAATTTGCTGTTTGATGTGGATGACACGCTGCTGGACTTCGGTGCGGCCGAGCGCCTGGCCTTGCGCTTGTTGTTCGAGGAACACGCGTTTCCCTTCACGCCGGAAACGGAAGCCGCCTATCGGCGTATCAACCAGGAGCTCTGGCACTCCTTCGAGAGAGGCGTCATCACGCGCGATGAGGTGCTGCACTCGCGCCACTCGCGCCTGTTCCTGGAATTCGGTCGAGAGGTCGACGGCGCGGAGCTGGACAGGAGCTTCAGCCGTCACCTCGAAGCGGGCAATCAGCTCGTGAACGGGGCACTCGAGCTGATCGTCGACCTGCAGGCCGACTACCACCTGTACCTCGTCACCAACGGCGTTTCTCACATTCAGGACAAGCGCCTGCGGGGATCGGGGCTGCACCCGCTGTTCAAGGGCATCTTCGTGTCGGAAGACACGGGCTATCACAAACCGATGAAGCAGTACTTCGACTACGTCTTCGCGCGCATTCCGGGCTTTTCAGCCAAGGAAACCCTGATCATCGGCGACTCCTTGAGCGCGGACATTCAGGGCGGACACGGCGCGGGCCTGGACACCTGCTGGTTCAACCCCGGCGCAAAGCCCAACGCCAGCGCGGTGGTGCCGACCTACGAGATTCGAGAGCTCGACGAGTTGCCTCGGATCCTGGGAGCGGGCCGCCCATCCAGCCAGATGCCGATTCGGTAA
- a CDS encoding DMT family transporter produces MLSGLLSALIAGSLVSVQNIFNSKVNEHVSSWATTAWVLGLGALASLVLGLVLEGPQMFALKGMQPWYWGSGILGVGVVIGLVQSIRRLGPTYAVSIVMAAQLAFAVLWDGMGWLGMAPVPISPKRLLGVLVIVGGVLVFKLCGTQKSATSPEPAGVR; encoded by the coding sequence ATGCTGTCGGGCCTGTTATCAGCACTCATCGCCGGTTCGCTGGTCAGCGTGCAGAATATCTTCAACAGCAAGGTGAACGAGCACGTCAGCTCGTGGGCCACCACCGCATGGGTGCTGGGCCTCGGCGCCCTGGCGTCACTGGTGCTCGGGTTGGTCCTAGAGGGTCCGCAGATGTTTGCCCTGAAGGGCATGCAGCCCTGGTACTGGGGCAGCGGGATTCTTGGGGTCGGCGTGGTCATCGGCCTGGTGCAGAGCATCAGGCGGTTGGGCCCCACCTATGCCGTCTCGATCGTGATGGCCGCCCAGCTCGCCTTTGCCGTGTTGTGGGACGGTATGGGTTGGTTGGGAATGGCCCCGGTCCCCATTTCGCCCAAACGGCTGCTCGGGGTGCTGGTCATCGTCGGCGGCGTGCTCGTCTTCAAGCTGTGCGGTACGCAAAAGTCCGCCACGTCCCCCGAGCCAGCCGGCGTCCGCTGA
- a CDS encoding cyclic nucleotide-binding domain-containing protein, whose amino-acid sequence MREVKDSAQLNQYLQAHRITSVFPERLQPHLALYDFERGDLICSQGAPAETLYVLVKGKVKVFNTSAEGRSLILSFKKPLDLMGDIEYVHRENILNTVEAVSPVSMIGVHYQWLKAYASDHAPLLQFLLTTIAAKFYHMANAMSFNLMHPAEVRLASYLLSVSFDEADAPLDGSMSAVHLTDTANLIGTSYRHLNRIIRQFCAEDVIERHRGGIRVKDRDRLSALAGRNIYE is encoded by the coding sequence TTGAGAGAAGTCAAAGACAGCGCACAACTGAATCAATACCTGCAGGCTCATCGGATCACATCCGTCTTCCCTGAGCGCCTGCAACCGCATCTGGCCCTCTACGACTTCGAGCGAGGCGATCTCATCTGCTCCCAGGGGGCACCCGCTGAAACCCTGTACGTTCTCGTCAAGGGCAAGGTAAAGGTCTTCAACACCTCGGCGGAGGGCAGGTCGCTCATTCTCTCGTTCAAGAAGCCGCTCGACTTGATGGGCGACATCGAGTACGTCCATCGGGAGAACATCCTCAACACGGTCGAAGCCGTCTCGCCCGTCTCGATGATCGGGGTGCATTACCAGTGGCTGAAGGCCTACGCGAGCGACCATGCGCCGTTGCTGCAGTTCTTGCTGACGACCATCGCCGCGAAGTTCTACCACATGGCAAACGCCATGAGCTTCAACCTGATGCATCCCGCAGAGGTACGCCTGGCGAGCTACTTGCTATCCGTCTCGTTCGACGAGGCCGACGCGCCGCTCGACGGATCAATGAGCGCCGTCCACCTGACCGATACGGCAAACCTGATCGGCACCAGCTACCGGCACCTGAACCGGATCATCCGTCAGTTCTGCGCCGAGGACGTGATCGAGCGTCACCGCGGAGGCATCCGCGTCAAGGACCGGGACCGGTTGAGCGCACTGGCCGGTCGCAACATCTACGAGTAG
- a CDS encoding DMT family transporter, whose amino-acid sequence MPGILFALLGGACLMLQGVANARIGHDIGVWQTAALTQLTGFLVALAIAIALRESAWHPFRQVKPLYLTGGALGAVIVFSSVTAVQQIGVTMTVAVLLIAQLSLTVLVDLNGWFGVVKQAIRLPQFIGIAMMIAGVVMLRG is encoded by the coding sequence ATGCCAGGGATCTTATTTGCCTTGTTGGGCGGCGCCTGCCTCATGCTGCAAGGCGTGGCCAACGCGCGGATCGGCCACGACATCGGCGTATGGCAGACCGCGGCGTTGACACAGTTGACCGGTTTCCTCGTGGCGTTGGCGATCGCGATCGCCCTGCGCGAAAGCGCCTGGCATCCGTTCAGGCAGGTGAAGCCGTTGTACTTGACGGGGGGTGCCTTGGGGGCTGTGATCGTGTTCAGCAGCGTCACAGCGGTTCAACAGATCGGTGTTACCATGACGGTCGCCGTGCTCCTGATCGCCCAGTTGAGCCTGACGGTCCTGGTTGACCTGAACGGCTGGTTCGGCGTCGTGAAGCAGGCGATACGGCTGCCGCAGTTCATCGGCATCGCCATGATGATCGCAGGCGTCGTGATGCTGAGGGGATGA
- a CDS encoding DUF3370 family protein, producing the protein MNTPLASSPRYAHRLWPALGLVLLLHACAVLPLSGPGSLPAARPVSGPFRVHALPGGLDDVPVFNSNSPELIHEAGITLSSLPPAGSDDAGVFLDHAFEGRFSVFSHHLADVFVGSTQVLHLVLVAHNHTDRTVTLRQQRGASRVTRPEAPFKALESLLDDPTGTIYAGPGDRVATEFLHGLTSQDSRTVGPNTSALLATWAISPDVTAGRNERSTLLHLESDGPVYLTEVAVLAPPNQVPDLGMVQAAINAKRLAGPRDSAPTAYDPAQPPTGGAFRYGRVGGISQGDRWTGTLFGPSGPALPAPGERVGFPIASVVLNHLGTGQIQSAPMRKRYPDTAYQAHGNYGVTYNLTIPLDNPDDAPRSFTLGLSSPLKLQEGATLSFAPPEGRRIHFRGQVRLEWQDEKGVTQTRFRHLVLHDGEDLAPFETITVPGRSRLEPRLTLIYPADCTPPQMLMVGRI; encoded by the coding sequence ATGAACACTCCGCTCGCCTCATCCCCCCGCTACGCGCATCGGCTTTGGCCCGCGCTGGGCCTGGTGCTGCTCCTGCATGCCTGCGCGGTTCTCCCGCTCAGTGGTCCCGGCAGCCTGCCGGCGGCGCGACCCGTGAGCGGCCCATTTCGCGTCCATGCCCTGCCAGGCGGGCTGGATGACGTGCCGGTCTTCAACAGCAACAGCCCGGAGCTGATCCACGAGGCAGGCATTACGCTCTCCAGCTTGCCGCCGGCTGGCTCCGATGACGCGGGCGTTTTCTTGGACCATGCCTTCGAAGGTCGGTTCAGCGTCTTCTCGCACCACCTCGCCGACGTTTTCGTCGGCAGCACGCAGGTCCTGCACCTGGTGCTGGTCGCCCACAACCACACGGATCGCACCGTGACGCTCCGCCAGCAACGCGGCGCGAGTCGTGTCACGCGCCCGGAGGCGCCCTTCAAGGCACTCGAGTCCTTGCTGGACGATCCGACGGGCACCATCTACGCGGGGCCGGGCGATCGCGTCGCCACCGAATTTCTGCACGGCCTGACGAGCCAGGACAGCCGCACGGTAGGGCCGAACACCAGTGCCTTGCTCGCCACCTGGGCGATCAGCCCCGACGTCACGGCTGGCCGTAACGAGCGCTCCACCCTGCTGCACCTGGAAAGCGACGGCCCCGTCTACCTCACCGAGGTTGCCGTTTTGGCTCCGCCGAACCAGGTGCCGGATCTCGGGATGGTCCAGGCGGCCATCAACGCCAAGCGCCTCGCAGGCCCCCGGGACTCGGCCCCGACGGCCTACGACCCGGCCCAGCCGCCGACCGGCGGCGCCTTTCGCTACGGGCGGGTCGGTGGCATCAGCCAGGGCGATCGCTGGACGGGCACCCTCTTTGGGCCGAGTGGGCCTGCCTTGCCCGCTCCTGGCGAGCGCGTAGGCTTCCCCATCGCGAGCGTGGTCCTCAACCACCTGGGCACCGGTCAGATCCAGAGCGCGCCCATGCGCAAACGCTACCCGGACACGGCTTACCAGGCGCATGGCAACTATGGGGTGACTTACAACCTCACCATTCCGCTCGACAATCCCGATGACGCGCCGCGTAGCTTCACGCTCGGGCTCTCCAGCCCCCTGAAACTCCAAGAAGGCGCCACGCTCAGCTTCGCCCCACCCGAAGGCCGACGTATCCACTTCCGAGGCCAGGTGCGGCTCGAATGGCAGGATGAGAAGGGCGTGACGCAGACCCGCTTTCGCCACCTGGTCCTGCATGACGGCGAAGACCTTGCACCCTTCGAAACAATCACGGTGCCGGGACGCTCGCGCCTCGAACCGCGCCTGACCCTCATCTATCCGGCGGACTGCACCCCGCCCCAGATGCTGATGGTCGGACGCATTTGA
- a CDS encoding nucleotidyltransferase family protein: protein MGLVLLAAGASTRLGHPKQLLPFHGATLLRHMAEVALASPCRPVAVVLGYEAERMAREISDLEVAVIVEPGWNAGQGRSLSAGLGALLASHPSLSAVIVMLVDQPAVTSAHLAALVRLHQRGAHSIVTSAYDETYGVPALFGQEHFPTLLKLEGPHGARHVIRHASATIASVPLPGGDFDVDLAEDLARLYEPNSNFRR, encoded by the coding sequence ATTGGCCTCGTGCTCCTGGCGGCAGGAGCCTCCACCCGGCTCGGACACCCCAAGCAACTGCTGCCCTTTCACGGGGCGACCCTCCTGCGCCACATGGCCGAGGTGGCCCTGGCCTCGCCTTGCCGCCCCGTGGCGGTGGTTCTCGGCTACGAGGCCGAACGCATGGCGCGCGAGATCTCGGATCTTGAGGTCGCGGTCATCGTCGAGCCAGGCTGGAACGCAGGACAGGGGCGATCGCTCTCGGCGGGCCTCGGGGCGCTACTCGCCAGCCACCCATCTCTGAGCGCTGTAATTGTGATGCTGGTGGATCAGCCGGCCGTCACCTCGGCTCACCTTGCCGCGTTGGTACGGCTTCACCAACGCGGCGCGCACTCCATCGTCACCTCGGCTTACGATGAGACATACGGGGTGCCGGCCCTCTTCGGCCAGGAGCACTTTCCGACGCTCTTGAAACTCGAAGGGCCCCATGGGGCCCGTCACGTGATCCGTCACGCAAGCGCCACGATCGCAAGCGTTCCGCTTCCTGGTGGAGATTTCGACGTGGACCTGGCGGAAGACCTGGCGCGTCTGTACGAGCCAAACTCAAACTTTAGGCGTTGA